Below is a window of Gammaproteobacteria bacterium DNA.
TCTTATCTGAGTCAATATCCTAATGGGCAGCTGGCCGATAATGCCTATTATTGGTTAGGTGAATCGCATTACATCACGCGCAAATTCGAGGATGCTTTGAAGTCCTTTGCTATGGTAACCGAGAAGTATCCACAGTCGCGAAAGATCGCAGATGCCTGGTTAAAACTCGGATACACGCATTATGAAATGAAGAATTTTACCGATGCTAAAAGTGCTTTAGAAAAAACCATGAGTGGCTTCCCTGACAGCTCGGCCGCATTACTGGCCAAGCAAAGACTTGACCGCATTAACAAAGAACAGGGCTGATCACAGATCTGAAACTTTTTATATACACACACACAAGCCGCCTGCGGGCGGCTTTTTGTTTTTCGGGATGTGACTAGCCAAATCCATTAGAATACTGATATGACTGTCGAGGTACACATCCCCAACAAACCGTTTTTTTCCGAACTCCCGGTTCGGGTAAAAGATGATCTGCCTGAAAACAGCAGAATTCGCGTGACGGAAATCTTCTATAGCTTGCAAGGCGAAGGTCGCTATAGCGGCCAACCAACTGTATTTATTCGTCTGACCGGTTGCCCATTGCGGTGTGTGTATTGCGACAGTGAGTACGCTTTTTATGGAGGGCAATGGCTGGAGTTTGAAGACATATTCTCATTACTCTCGAACTACACGACCAACTATGTGTGCGTTACGGGGGGCGAACCATTAGCCCAGCCAAATTGCCTGTTTTTGCTGGAAGAATTATGCAAGCGTGATTTTAATGTGTCTCTGGAAACCAGCGGCGCAATGGATATCAGCGACGTTGATCGTTTGGTCAGCAGGGCCCTGGATATCAAAACTCCCGATTCCGGTGAAGAAAATAAAAATCTCTGGTCTAACCTGGACGAATTAACCGAGCACGACCAGATCAAATTTGTGATCTGTTCCAAGATCGATTACGAGTGGGCGAAAGACATTGTGCAAAGTCACGGATTGGATAAAAAATGTCTGGTCTTGTTCTCGCCCAGTTATCAACAGCTCGATGCAAGGCATCTGGCAGACTGGATATTACAAGATCAATTGCCGGTGCGATTTCAAACTCAGTTACACAAACTCATTTGGCAAGATGAAGCAGGCCGTTGAATATGAGTGCCGGGCAAACTAATAAAAAACCTGCCATTGTATTGTTATCGGGTGGCATGGACTCGGTAACCGTTCTGGCACTTGCCAAAGCCGAGGGCTTTGACATTTACGCCTTGAGTTTTTCCTATGGGCAACGTCACAGTGCTGAACTTACAGCAGCCAGACACAATGCCAGCCAGTTCAAGGTGGCTGCGCATAAAACCATTGAAATCGATCTGCAACAGTTCGGTGGCTCGGCATTAACCGACCACAGTATTGATGTACCGGTCAATCCGAGTGAAGCGATACCGGTCACCTATGTACCGGCACGTAATACCTTATTTTTATCCTACGCCTTGGCCTGGGCTGAAGTTTTGCAGGCACGCGATATTTATATCGGGGTTAATGCCGTGGATTATTCGGGTTATCCGGATTGCCGGCCTGAATTTATTCAAGCTTTCAGCGACATGGCCAATTTGGCCACGAAAGCCGCGGTGCAGGGTAATTCAATGAGCATCCATACACCACTGATCAATTTAAGCAAAGCGCAAATCATCCAATTGGGGGTAAAACACGGGGTGGACTATTCGAGGACGGTCAGTTGTTATCAGGCTAGCGACACCGGACTGGCTTGTGGCGCATGCGACGCCTGTAGACTGCGAAAACAAGGCTTTATTGAGGCTGGAATTCCGGACAATACCGCTTACCAGTCCGAGTGAATCAAATTAGCGAATAAATGGCTGTAAACCCTTGTCATTTGTGCCAATTCGGGTATCATGCCGCGTCTATTTGCCGTAACTATGGCATACCAGCATCGGGACGTTAGCTCAGTTGGTAGAGCAGTTGGCTTTTAACCAATTGGTCATAGGTTCGAATCCTATACGTCCCACCAAATTCCAAAAGACCTCGCTTGCGAGGTCTTTTTTTTTGGTCTGGACGTGTGGGTTGAGAACCTCAGGTTCGACTCGAGCACTTTAGTGCGAGAGAACAGGGGAGTGCAACGACACTGGCCCCGAAGTGGGCGAGCGTAGCGAGTCATCCTATACGTCCCACCAAATTCCAAAAGACCTCGCTTGCGAGGTCTTTTTTTTTGGTCTGGACGTGTGGGTTGAGACAAAATTGTCTGGAGCAATTTTGAACCGACGCGAACTATTTCATCGTTCGCGCGGGCCTACAGGCGAGATGCAGGGACAGCAGCGAGTAGCCTCAGGTTCGACTCGAGCACTTTAGTTCGAGAGAACAATTACAAGATTAGTGATGAGCGAATAAGTGCGAACCTACAACTTTTGTATAAAAAAGAATCTGCCTATTAATCCTGCATAATAATTTCCTTAAGCGCTAAATTGACTCTTCAGTTAGAACGTTTAGTTCAAGTTATGCTTTAACTGCAAAAAAAAATAATATTAAAAACATCAGCTTAAGTGTGTAACGCAAACTGTTTCTACAGTGCTGGCTGCTAACTTTTTCAGCAATATCAAGTGTTAAAAGTCTGTTTGATAAAATAGACACACAACAATCAGGGATAGAAAAACATGACGCCTCTTGAGATTACCTTATCGCTTTTGGTCGGCTTACTTTTGCTTGCCGTAGGATTTTATGCCTGGCATGCTAGAAAACCAGGCTTGCACCGCAAGCTGAAAATGATCAGCCCCGAGTACACGCGTCACCTGGTCATTCCGGATGGACTCGACGGACATATCGAGCTCGATTACTTATTACTCACACCGCATGGCCTGGTGGTGATGGATTATCGTGAGATTCATGGCACCATTTTTGCAGGCGCCAACCTGGATCTCTGGACAGTGTTGCAAGACCATAACCGCTTTAGTATTCAAAATCCGTTCAATACCATGCGCCACCGTCTTAATGCAGTAAGGGGTCTGGTCAAAGATGTA
It encodes the following:
- the queE gene encoding 7-carboxy-7-deazaguanine synthase QueE, with amino-acid sequence MTVEVHIPNKPFFSELPVRVKDDLPENSRIRVTEIFYSLQGEGRYSGQPTVFIRLTGCPLRCVYCDSEYAFYGGQWLEFEDIFSLLSNYTTNYVCVTGGEPLAQPNCLFLLEELCKRDFNVSLETSGAMDISDVDRLVSRALDIKTPDSGEENKNLWSNLDELTEHDQIKFVICSKIDYEWAKDIVQSHGLDKKCLVLFSPSYQQLDARHLADWILQDQLPVRFQTQLHKLIWQDEAGR
- the queC gene encoding 7-cyano-7-deazaguanine synthase QueC — protein: MSAGQTNKKPAIVLLSGGMDSVTVLALAKAEGFDIYALSFSYGQRHSAELTAARHNASQFKVAAHKTIEIDLQQFGGSALTDHSIDVPVNPSEAIPVTYVPARNTLFLSYALAWAEVLQARDIYIGVNAVDYSGYPDCRPEFIQAFSDMANLATKAAVQGNSMSIHTPLINLSKAQIIQLGVKHGVDYSRTVSCYQASDTGLACGACDACRLRKQGFIEAGIPDNTAYQSE
- a CDS encoding NERD domain-containing protein, whose protein sequence is MTPLEITLSLLVGLLLLAVGFYAWHARKPGLHRKLKMISPEYTRHLVIPDGLDGHIELDYLLLTPHGLVVMDYREIHGTIFAGANLDLWTVLQDHNRFSIQNPFNTMRHRLNAVRGLVKDVPVIGLVVFPDVARFGNTPPENVIHESELLERFSPGIVSNQELLTKAFHQQYKILSATVGS